Proteins from one Megalopta genalis isolate 19385.01 chromosome 1, iyMegGena1_principal, whole genome shotgun sequence genomic window:
- the Pdk1 gene encoding phosphoinositide-dependent kinase 1 isoform X4, protein MIHAAYAVYYIARVANQALTVSPQPAVTVEGPVSKMSPPTNDVTNGVVAPANTLAPRVSPTTNPALTTINPPTHKRTPKDFIFGKVIGEGSFSTVYLAKDIHTSKEYAIKVCDKRHIIKEKKTEYVKREKEVLNMLAGAKHSFVRLFCTFQDVERLYFVLSYAKNGELLPYINKVGSFDIECTKFYSAEILRGLEYLHGLGIIHRDLKPENILLDEKMHVLITDFGSAKILKDPETVLTHNTTSDEQQQQQQQQQQQQQQPYRRERRGSFVGTAQYVSPELLTDKTASRASDLWALGCIVYQMVAGLPPFRSRSEYMIFQKILKLEYEIPDGFCELARSLVSQLLVLEPSKRLGAQDEHGAGYPSIRAHPFFEAVDFETLHEQNPPPIYPYLPGTSEHEELRSQYRVPDHLEPGLDDKQLTRLLGLGIGEDDDDDDDEEDATTVREKPAPTNTVVEKPPRRRTTNVDGNITDLTPEEIKNRVEKQRTSNQWDGFVEGNLILKQGFVNKRKGLFARRRMLLLTTGPHLYYVDPVSMMLKGEIPWSPELRVEPKSFKIFFVHTPNRTYYLEDPEGFALEWCRAVENMRVHYYGLQETTA, encoded by the exons ATGATTCACGCGGCCTACGCGGTTTACTATATTGCA CGTGTGGCGAACCAGGCGCTTACCGTTTCGCCACAGCCGGCAGTAACGGTGGAGGGGCCGGTGTCCAAAATGTCTCCACCAACGAACGACGTGACCAATGGTGTGGTCGCGCCAGCCAACACCCTGGCGCCCCGGGTTTCGCCGACCACGAACCCGGCCCTTACCACCATCAACCCGCCAACACACAAGCGGACTCCCAAGGACTTCATCTTTGGCAAGGTGATCGGCGAGGGAAGCTTCTCCACC GTTTACCTCGCCAAGGACATCCACACCAGCAAGGAGTACGCGATCAAAGTGTGCGACAAGCGTCACATCATCAAGGAGAAGAAGACCGAGTACGTGAAGCGCGAGAAGGAAGTGCTGAACATGCTCGCGGGCGCGAAACACTCGTTCGTGCGCCTGTTCTGTACGTTCCAAGACGTGGAAAGACTCTATTTCGTCCTATCATACGCAAAGAACGGCGAGCTCCTGCCTTACATCAACAAGGTCGGCTCCTTCGACATCGAGTGCACGAAGTTCTACTCGGCGGAGATCCTGCGCGGTCTCGAGTACCTTCACGGGCTCGGGATCATCCATCGGGATCTGAAGCCGGAGAACATTCTGTTGGACGAGAAGATGCACGTGCTGATCACCGACTTCGGCAGCGCGAAGATCCTGAAGGACCCGGAGACGGTGCTGACGCACAACACCACCTCggacgaacaacaacaacagcagcagcaacaacagcagcagcagcagcaaccttACAGAAGAGAGCGCAGGGGCTCGTTCGTTGGCACCGCCCAATACGTGTCGCCGGAACTCTTAACGGACAAGACAGCGAGCAGAGCCTCCGACCTCTGGGCACTTGGCTGCATAGTCTACCAGATGGTCGCCGGTCTGCCACCGTTCCGCTCTAGGAGCGAGTACATGATATTCCAAAAGATCCTGAAGCTCGAGTACGAGATCCCGGACGGATTCTGCGAGCTGGCGAGATCGTTGGTCAGTCAGCTGCTGGTCCTCGAGCCGAGCAAGAGGCTGGGCGCCCAGGACGAGCACGGCGCCGGCTACCCGAGCATCAGGGCGCACCCGTTCTTCGAGGCCGTCGACTTCGAGACCCTCCACGAGCAGAACCCGCCGCCGATCTACCCTTACCTGCCCGGCACGTCGGAGCACGAGGAGCTCAGGTCGCAGTACAGGGTCCCCGATCACCTCGAGCCCGGCCTCGACGACAAACAGCTGACCAGGCTCCTCGGTTTGGGTATcggcgaggacgacgacgacgacgacgacgaggaggacGCGACCACCGTGCGCGAGAAACCAGCGCCGACCAACACGGTCGTCGAGAAGCCGCCGAGGAGACGGACCACCAACGTTGACGGGAACATCACCGATCTGACGCCGGAGGAGATCAAGAACCGCGTGGAGAAGCAGCGCACCTCGAACCAGTGGGACGGTTTTGTCGAGGGAAACCTGATTCTGAAGCAGGGATTTGTCAACAAGAGGAAAGGCCTCTTCGCCAGACGGAGGATGCTCCTGCTAACCACCGGACCACACCTATACTACGTCGATCCAGTCAGCATGATGCTCAAGGGCGAGATACCTTGGAGCCCGGAGCTGAGGGTCGAGCCGAAGAGTTTCAAGATCTTCTTCGTTCACACA CCGAACAGAACCTACTATCTCGAAGATCCCGAGGGATTCGCATTGGAGTGGTGCAGAGCAGTGGAGAACATGCGAGTCCATTACTACGGCCTGCAGGAGACCACCGCGTAA
- the Pdk1 gene encoding phosphoinositide-dependent kinase 1 isoform X3, translating into MSRLDRVSVTSRILRTTRRLISRVANQALTVSPQPAVTVEGPVSKMSPPTNDVTNGVVAPANTLAPRVSPTTNPALTTINPPTHKRTPKDFIFGKVIGEGSFSTVYLAKDIHTSKEYAIKVCDKRHIIKEKKTEYVKREKEVLNMLAGAKHSFVRLFCTFQDVERLYFVLSYAKNGELLPYINKVGSFDIECTKFYSAEILRGLEYLHGLGIIHRDLKPENILLDEKMHVLITDFGSAKILKDPETVLTHNTTSDEQQQQQQQQQQQQQQPYRRERRGSFVGTAQYVSPELLTDKTASRASDLWALGCIVYQMVAGLPPFRSRSEYMIFQKILKLEYEIPDGFCELARSLVSQLLVLEPSKRLGAQDEHGAGYPSIRAHPFFEAVDFETLHEQNPPPIYPYLPGTSEHEELRSQYRVPDHLEPGLDDKQLTRLLGLGIGEDDDDDDDEEDATTVREKPAPTNTVVEKPPRRRTTNVDGNITDLTPEEIKNRVEKQRTSNQWDGFVEGNLILKQGFVNKRKGLFARRRMLLLTTGPHLYYVDPVSMMLKGEIPWSPELRVEPKSFKIFFVHTPNRTYYLEDPEGFALEWCRAVENMRVHYYGLQETTA; encoded by the exons CGTGTGGCGAACCAGGCGCTTACCGTTTCGCCACAGCCGGCAGTAACGGTGGAGGGGCCGGTGTCCAAAATGTCTCCACCAACGAACGACGTGACCAATGGTGTGGTCGCGCCAGCCAACACCCTGGCGCCCCGGGTTTCGCCGACCACGAACCCGGCCCTTACCACCATCAACCCGCCAACACACAAGCGGACTCCCAAGGACTTCATCTTTGGCAAGGTGATCGGCGAGGGAAGCTTCTCCACC GTTTACCTCGCCAAGGACATCCACACCAGCAAGGAGTACGCGATCAAAGTGTGCGACAAGCGTCACATCATCAAGGAGAAGAAGACCGAGTACGTGAAGCGCGAGAAGGAAGTGCTGAACATGCTCGCGGGCGCGAAACACTCGTTCGTGCGCCTGTTCTGTACGTTCCAAGACGTGGAAAGACTCTATTTCGTCCTATCATACGCAAAGAACGGCGAGCTCCTGCCTTACATCAACAAGGTCGGCTCCTTCGACATCGAGTGCACGAAGTTCTACTCGGCGGAGATCCTGCGCGGTCTCGAGTACCTTCACGGGCTCGGGATCATCCATCGGGATCTGAAGCCGGAGAACATTCTGTTGGACGAGAAGATGCACGTGCTGATCACCGACTTCGGCAGCGCGAAGATCCTGAAGGACCCGGAGACGGTGCTGACGCACAACACCACCTCggacgaacaacaacaacagcagcagcaacaacagcagcagcagcagcaaccttACAGAAGAGAGCGCAGGGGCTCGTTCGTTGGCACCGCCCAATACGTGTCGCCGGAACTCTTAACGGACAAGACAGCGAGCAGAGCCTCCGACCTCTGGGCACTTGGCTGCATAGTCTACCAGATGGTCGCCGGTCTGCCACCGTTCCGCTCTAGGAGCGAGTACATGATATTCCAAAAGATCCTGAAGCTCGAGTACGAGATCCCGGACGGATTCTGCGAGCTGGCGAGATCGTTGGTCAGTCAGCTGCTGGTCCTCGAGCCGAGCAAGAGGCTGGGCGCCCAGGACGAGCACGGCGCCGGCTACCCGAGCATCAGGGCGCACCCGTTCTTCGAGGCCGTCGACTTCGAGACCCTCCACGAGCAGAACCCGCCGCCGATCTACCCTTACCTGCCCGGCACGTCGGAGCACGAGGAGCTCAGGTCGCAGTACAGGGTCCCCGATCACCTCGAGCCCGGCCTCGACGACAAACAGCTGACCAGGCTCCTCGGTTTGGGTATcggcgaggacgacgacgacgacgacgacgaggaggacGCGACCACCGTGCGCGAGAAACCAGCGCCGACCAACACGGTCGTCGAGAAGCCGCCGAGGAGACGGACCACCAACGTTGACGGGAACATCACCGATCTGACGCCGGAGGAGATCAAGAACCGCGTGGAGAAGCAGCGCACCTCGAACCAGTGGGACGGTTTTGTCGAGGGAAACCTGATTCTGAAGCAGGGATTTGTCAACAAGAGGAAAGGCCTCTTCGCCAGACGGAGGATGCTCCTGCTAACCACCGGACCACACCTATACTACGTCGATCCAGTCAGCATGATGCTCAAGGGCGAGATACCTTGGAGCCCGGAGCTGAGGGTCGAGCCGAAGAGTTTCAAGATCTTCTTCGTTCACACA CCGAACAGAACCTACTATCTCGAAGATCCCGAGGGATTCGCATTGGAGTGGTGCAGAGCAGTGGAGAACATGCGAGTCCATTACTACGGCCTGCAGGAGACCACCGCGTAA
- the Pdk1 gene encoding phosphoinositide-dependent kinase 1 isoform X6, translated as MRVANQALTVSPQPAVTVEGPVSKMSPPTNDVTNGVVAPANTLAPRVSPTTNPALTTINPPTHKRTPKDFIFGKVIGEGSFSTVYLAKDIHTSKEYAIKVCDKRHIIKEKKTEYVKREKEVLNMLAGAKHSFVRLFCTFQDVERLYFVLSYAKNGELLPYINKVGSFDIECTKFYSAEILRGLEYLHGLGIIHRDLKPENILLDEKMHVLITDFGSAKILKDPETVLTHNTTSDEQQQQQQQQQQQQQQPYRRERRGSFVGTAQYVSPELLTDKTASRASDLWALGCIVYQMVAGLPPFRSRSEYMIFQKILKLEYEIPDGFCELARSLVSQLLVLEPSKRLGAQDEHGAGYPSIRAHPFFEAVDFETLHEQNPPPIYPYLPGTSEHEELRSQYRVPDHLEPGLDDKQLTRLLGLGIGEDDDDDDDEEDATTVREKPAPTNTVVEKPPRRRTTNVDGNITDLTPEEIKNRVEKQRTSNQWDGFVEGNLILKQGFVNKRKGLFARRRMLLLTTGPHLYYVDPVSMMLKGEIPWSPELRVEPKSFKIFFVHTPNRTYYLEDPEGFALEWCRAVENMRVHYYGLQETTA; from the exons ATG CGTGTGGCGAACCAGGCGCTTACCGTTTCGCCACAGCCGGCAGTAACGGTGGAGGGGCCGGTGTCCAAAATGTCTCCACCAACGAACGACGTGACCAATGGTGTGGTCGCGCCAGCCAACACCCTGGCGCCCCGGGTTTCGCCGACCACGAACCCGGCCCTTACCACCATCAACCCGCCAACACACAAGCGGACTCCCAAGGACTTCATCTTTGGCAAGGTGATCGGCGAGGGAAGCTTCTCCACC GTTTACCTCGCCAAGGACATCCACACCAGCAAGGAGTACGCGATCAAAGTGTGCGACAAGCGTCACATCATCAAGGAGAAGAAGACCGAGTACGTGAAGCGCGAGAAGGAAGTGCTGAACATGCTCGCGGGCGCGAAACACTCGTTCGTGCGCCTGTTCTGTACGTTCCAAGACGTGGAAAGACTCTATTTCGTCCTATCATACGCAAAGAACGGCGAGCTCCTGCCTTACATCAACAAGGTCGGCTCCTTCGACATCGAGTGCACGAAGTTCTACTCGGCGGAGATCCTGCGCGGTCTCGAGTACCTTCACGGGCTCGGGATCATCCATCGGGATCTGAAGCCGGAGAACATTCTGTTGGACGAGAAGATGCACGTGCTGATCACCGACTTCGGCAGCGCGAAGATCCTGAAGGACCCGGAGACGGTGCTGACGCACAACACCACCTCggacgaacaacaacaacagcagcagcaacaacagcagcagcagcagcaaccttACAGAAGAGAGCGCAGGGGCTCGTTCGTTGGCACCGCCCAATACGTGTCGCCGGAACTCTTAACGGACAAGACAGCGAGCAGAGCCTCCGACCTCTGGGCACTTGGCTGCATAGTCTACCAGATGGTCGCCGGTCTGCCACCGTTCCGCTCTAGGAGCGAGTACATGATATTCCAAAAGATCCTGAAGCTCGAGTACGAGATCCCGGACGGATTCTGCGAGCTGGCGAGATCGTTGGTCAGTCAGCTGCTGGTCCTCGAGCCGAGCAAGAGGCTGGGCGCCCAGGACGAGCACGGCGCCGGCTACCCGAGCATCAGGGCGCACCCGTTCTTCGAGGCCGTCGACTTCGAGACCCTCCACGAGCAGAACCCGCCGCCGATCTACCCTTACCTGCCCGGCACGTCGGAGCACGAGGAGCTCAGGTCGCAGTACAGGGTCCCCGATCACCTCGAGCCCGGCCTCGACGACAAACAGCTGACCAGGCTCCTCGGTTTGGGTATcggcgaggacgacgacgacgacgacgacgaggaggacGCGACCACCGTGCGCGAGAAACCAGCGCCGACCAACACGGTCGTCGAGAAGCCGCCGAGGAGACGGACCACCAACGTTGACGGGAACATCACCGATCTGACGCCGGAGGAGATCAAGAACCGCGTGGAGAAGCAGCGCACCTCGAACCAGTGGGACGGTTTTGTCGAGGGAAACCTGATTCTGAAGCAGGGATTTGTCAACAAGAGGAAAGGCCTCTTCGCCAGACGGAGGATGCTCCTGCTAACCACCGGACCACACCTATACTACGTCGATCCAGTCAGCATGATGCTCAAGGGCGAGATACCTTGGAGCCCGGAGCTGAGGGTCGAGCCGAAGAGTTTCAAGATCTTCTTCGTTCACACA CCGAACAGAACCTACTATCTCGAAGATCCCGAGGGATTCGCATTGGAGTGGTGCAGAGCAGTGGAGAACATGCGAGTCCATTACTACGGCCTGCAGGAGACCACCGCGTAA
- the Pdk1 gene encoding phosphoinositide-dependent kinase 1 isoform X5, which yields MSPPTNDVTNGVVAPANTLAPRVSPTTNPALTTINPPTHKRTPKDFIFGKVIGEGSFSTVYLAKDIHTSKEYAIKVCDKRHIIKEKKTEYVKREKEVLNMLAGAKHSFVRLFCTFQDVERLYFVLSYAKNGELLPYINKVGSFDIECTKFYSAEILRGLEYLHGLGIIHRDLKPENILLDEKMHVLITDFGSAKILKDPETVLTHNTTSDEQQQQQQQQQQQQQQPYRRERRGSFVGTAQYVSPELLTDKTASRASDLWALGCIVYQMVAGLPPFRSRSEYMIFQKILKLEYEIPDGFCELARSLVSQLLVLEPSKRLGAQDEHGAGYPSIRAHPFFEAVDFETLHEQNPPPIYPYLPGTSEHEELRSQYRVPDHLEPGLDDKQLTRLLGLGIGEDDDDDDDEEDATTVREKPAPTNTVVEKPPRRRTTNVDGNITDLTPEEIKNRVEKQRTSNQWDGFVEGNLILKQGFVNKRKGLFARRRMLLLTTGPHLYYVDPVSMMLKGEIPWSPELRVEPKSFKIFFVHTPNRTYYLEDPEGFALEWCRAVENMRVHYYGLQETTA from the exons ATGTCTCCACCAACGAACGACGTGACCAATGGTGTGGTCGCGCCAGCCAACACCCTGGCGCCCCGGGTTTCGCCGACCACGAACCCGGCCCTTACCACCATCAACCCGCCAACACACAAGCGGACTCCCAAGGACTTCATCTTTGGCAAGGTGATCGGCGAGGGAAGCTTCTCCACC GTTTACCTCGCCAAGGACATCCACACCAGCAAGGAGTACGCGATCAAAGTGTGCGACAAGCGTCACATCATCAAGGAGAAGAAGACCGAGTACGTGAAGCGCGAGAAGGAAGTGCTGAACATGCTCGCGGGCGCGAAACACTCGTTCGTGCGCCTGTTCTGTACGTTCCAAGACGTGGAAAGACTCTATTTCGTCCTATCATACGCAAAGAACGGCGAGCTCCTGCCTTACATCAACAAGGTCGGCTCCTTCGACATCGAGTGCACGAAGTTCTACTCGGCGGAGATCCTGCGCGGTCTCGAGTACCTTCACGGGCTCGGGATCATCCATCGGGATCTGAAGCCGGAGAACATTCTGTTGGACGAGAAGATGCACGTGCTGATCACCGACTTCGGCAGCGCGAAGATCCTGAAGGACCCGGAGACGGTGCTGACGCACAACACCACCTCggacgaacaacaacaacagcagcagcaacaacagcagcagcagcagcaaccttACAGAAGAGAGCGCAGGGGCTCGTTCGTTGGCACCGCCCAATACGTGTCGCCGGAACTCTTAACGGACAAGACAGCGAGCAGAGCCTCCGACCTCTGGGCACTTGGCTGCATAGTCTACCAGATGGTCGCCGGTCTGCCACCGTTCCGCTCTAGGAGCGAGTACATGATATTCCAAAAGATCCTGAAGCTCGAGTACGAGATCCCGGACGGATTCTGCGAGCTGGCGAGATCGTTGGTCAGTCAGCTGCTGGTCCTCGAGCCGAGCAAGAGGCTGGGCGCCCAGGACGAGCACGGCGCCGGCTACCCGAGCATCAGGGCGCACCCGTTCTTCGAGGCCGTCGACTTCGAGACCCTCCACGAGCAGAACCCGCCGCCGATCTACCCTTACCTGCCCGGCACGTCGGAGCACGAGGAGCTCAGGTCGCAGTACAGGGTCCCCGATCACCTCGAGCCCGGCCTCGACGACAAACAGCTGACCAGGCTCCTCGGTTTGGGTATcggcgaggacgacgacgacgacgacgacgaggaggacGCGACCACCGTGCGCGAGAAACCAGCGCCGACCAACACGGTCGTCGAGAAGCCGCCGAGGAGACGGACCACCAACGTTGACGGGAACATCACCGATCTGACGCCGGAGGAGATCAAGAACCGCGTGGAGAAGCAGCGCACCTCGAACCAGTGGGACGGTTTTGTCGAGGGAAACCTGATTCTGAAGCAGGGATTTGTCAACAAGAGGAAAGGCCTCTTCGCCAGACGGAGGATGCTCCTGCTAACCACCGGACCACACCTATACTACGTCGATCCAGTCAGCATGATGCTCAAGGGCGAGATACCTTGGAGCCCGGAGCTGAGGGTCGAGCCGAAGAGTTTCAAGATCTTCTTCGTTCACACA CCGAACAGAACCTACTATCTCGAAGATCCCGAGGGATTCGCATTGGAGTGGTGCAGAGCAGTGGAGAACATGCGAGTCCATTACTACGGCCTGCAGGAGACCACCGCGTAA
- the Pdk1 gene encoding phosphoinositide-dependent kinase 1 isoform X2: MDFREPDADSESAGEGNCPGTVDQNLSHGARKERVANQALTVSPQPAVTVEGPVSKMSPPTNDVTNGVVAPANTLAPRVSPTTNPALTTINPPTHKRTPKDFIFGKVIGEGSFSTVYLAKDIHTSKEYAIKVCDKRHIIKEKKTEYVKREKEVLNMLAGAKHSFVRLFCTFQDVERLYFVLSYAKNGELLPYINKVGSFDIECTKFYSAEILRGLEYLHGLGIIHRDLKPENILLDEKMHVLITDFGSAKILKDPETVLTHNTTSDEQQQQQQQQQQQQQQPYRRERRGSFVGTAQYVSPELLTDKTASRASDLWALGCIVYQMVAGLPPFRSRSEYMIFQKILKLEYEIPDGFCELARSLVSQLLVLEPSKRLGAQDEHGAGYPSIRAHPFFEAVDFETLHEQNPPPIYPYLPGTSEHEELRSQYRVPDHLEPGLDDKQLTRLLGLGIGEDDDDDDDEEDATTVREKPAPTNTVVEKPPRRRTTNVDGNITDLTPEEIKNRVEKQRTSNQWDGFVEGNLILKQGFVNKRKGLFARRRMLLLTTGPHLYYVDPVSMMLKGEIPWSPELRVEPKSFKIFFVHTPNRTYYLEDPEGFALEWCRAVENMRVHYYGLQETTA; this comes from the exons CGTGTGGCGAACCAGGCGCTTACCGTTTCGCCACAGCCGGCAGTAACGGTGGAGGGGCCGGTGTCCAAAATGTCTCCACCAACGAACGACGTGACCAATGGTGTGGTCGCGCCAGCCAACACCCTGGCGCCCCGGGTTTCGCCGACCACGAACCCGGCCCTTACCACCATCAACCCGCCAACACACAAGCGGACTCCCAAGGACTTCATCTTTGGCAAGGTGATCGGCGAGGGAAGCTTCTCCACC GTTTACCTCGCCAAGGACATCCACACCAGCAAGGAGTACGCGATCAAAGTGTGCGACAAGCGTCACATCATCAAGGAGAAGAAGACCGAGTACGTGAAGCGCGAGAAGGAAGTGCTGAACATGCTCGCGGGCGCGAAACACTCGTTCGTGCGCCTGTTCTGTACGTTCCAAGACGTGGAAAGACTCTATTTCGTCCTATCATACGCAAAGAACGGCGAGCTCCTGCCTTACATCAACAAGGTCGGCTCCTTCGACATCGAGTGCACGAAGTTCTACTCGGCGGAGATCCTGCGCGGTCTCGAGTACCTTCACGGGCTCGGGATCATCCATCGGGATCTGAAGCCGGAGAACATTCTGTTGGACGAGAAGATGCACGTGCTGATCACCGACTTCGGCAGCGCGAAGATCCTGAAGGACCCGGAGACGGTGCTGACGCACAACACCACCTCggacgaacaacaacaacagcagcagcaacaacagcagcagcagcagcaaccttACAGAAGAGAGCGCAGGGGCTCGTTCGTTGGCACCGCCCAATACGTGTCGCCGGAACTCTTAACGGACAAGACAGCGAGCAGAGCCTCCGACCTCTGGGCACTTGGCTGCATAGTCTACCAGATGGTCGCCGGTCTGCCACCGTTCCGCTCTAGGAGCGAGTACATGATATTCCAAAAGATCCTGAAGCTCGAGTACGAGATCCCGGACGGATTCTGCGAGCTGGCGAGATCGTTGGTCAGTCAGCTGCTGGTCCTCGAGCCGAGCAAGAGGCTGGGCGCCCAGGACGAGCACGGCGCCGGCTACCCGAGCATCAGGGCGCACCCGTTCTTCGAGGCCGTCGACTTCGAGACCCTCCACGAGCAGAACCCGCCGCCGATCTACCCTTACCTGCCCGGCACGTCGGAGCACGAGGAGCTCAGGTCGCAGTACAGGGTCCCCGATCACCTCGAGCCCGGCCTCGACGACAAACAGCTGACCAGGCTCCTCGGTTTGGGTATcggcgaggacgacgacgacgacgacgacgaggaggacGCGACCACCGTGCGCGAGAAACCAGCGCCGACCAACACGGTCGTCGAGAAGCCGCCGAGGAGACGGACCACCAACGTTGACGGGAACATCACCGATCTGACGCCGGAGGAGATCAAGAACCGCGTGGAGAAGCAGCGCACCTCGAACCAGTGGGACGGTTTTGTCGAGGGAAACCTGATTCTGAAGCAGGGATTTGTCAACAAGAGGAAAGGCCTCTTCGCCAGACGGAGGATGCTCCTGCTAACCACCGGACCACACCTATACTACGTCGATCCAGTCAGCATGATGCTCAAGGGCGAGATACCTTGGAGCCCGGAGCTGAGGGTCGAGCCGAAGAGTTTCAAGATCTTCTTCGTTCACACA CCGAACAGAACCTACTATCTCGAAGATCCCGAGGGATTCGCATTGGAGTGGTGCAGAGCAGTGGAGAACATGCGAGTCCATTACTACGGCCTGCAGGAGACCACCGCGTAA
- the Pdk1 gene encoding phosphoinositide-dependent kinase 1 isoform X1: MTDSPAALIEDDPTEKEKLEECEVPEESPVKEPDADSESAGEGNCPGTVDQNLSHGARKERVANQALTVSPQPAVTVEGPVSKMSPPTNDVTNGVVAPANTLAPRVSPTTNPALTTINPPTHKRTPKDFIFGKVIGEGSFSTVYLAKDIHTSKEYAIKVCDKRHIIKEKKTEYVKREKEVLNMLAGAKHSFVRLFCTFQDVERLYFVLSYAKNGELLPYINKVGSFDIECTKFYSAEILRGLEYLHGLGIIHRDLKPENILLDEKMHVLITDFGSAKILKDPETVLTHNTTSDEQQQQQQQQQQQQQQPYRRERRGSFVGTAQYVSPELLTDKTASRASDLWALGCIVYQMVAGLPPFRSRSEYMIFQKILKLEYEIPDGFCELARSLVSQLLVLEPSKRLGAQDEHGAGYPSIRAHPFFEAVDFETLHEQNPPPIYPYLPGTSEHEELRSQYRVPDHLEPGLDDKQLTRLLGLGIGEDDDDDDDEEDATTVREKPAPTNTVVEKPPRRRTTNVDGNITDLTPEEIKNRVEKQRTSNQWDGFVEGNLILKQGFVNKRKGLFARRRMLLLTTGPHLYYVDPVSMMLKGEIPWSPELRVEPKSFKIFFVHTPNRTYYLEDPEGFALEWCRAVENMRVHYYGLQETTA, translated from the exons CGTGTGGCGAACCAGGCGCTTACCGTTTCGCCACAGCCGGCAGTAACGGTGGAGGGGCCGGTGTCCAAAATGTCTCCACCAACGAACGACGTGACCAATGGTGTGGTCGCGCCAGCCAACACCCTGGCGCCCCGGGTTTCGCCGACCACGAACCCGGCCCTTACCACCATCAACCCGCCAACACACAAGCGGACTCCCAAGGACTTCATCTTTGGCAAGGTGATCGGCGAGGGAAGCTTCTCCACC GTTTACCTCGCCAAGGACATCCACACCAGCAAGGAGTACGCGATCAAAGTGTGCGACAAGCGTCACATCATCAAGGAGAAGAAGACCGAGTACGTGAAGCGCGAGAAGGAAGTGCTGAACATGCTCGCGGGCGCGAAACACTCGTTCGTGCGCCTGTTCTGTACGTTCCAAGACGTGGAAAGACTCTATTTCGTCCTATCATACGCAAAGAACGGCGAGCTCCTGCCTTACATCAACAAGGTCGGCTCCTTCGACATCGAGTGCACGAAGTTCTACTCGGCGGAGATCCTGCGCGGTCTCGAGTACCTTCACGGGCTCGGGATCATCCATCGGGATCTGAAGCCGGAGAACATTCTGTTGGACGAGAAGATGCACGTGCTGATCACCGACTTCGGCAGCGCGAAGATCCTGAAGGACCCGGAGACGGTGCTGACGCACAACACCACCTCggacgaacaacaacaacagcagcagcaacaacagcagcagcagcagcaaccttACAGAAGAGAGCGCAGGGGCTCGTTCGTTGGCACCGCCCAATACGTGTCGCCGGAACTCTTAACGGACAAGACAGCGAGCAGAGCCTCCGACCTCTGGGCACTTGGCTGCATAGTCTACCAGATGGTCGCCGGTCTGCCACCGTTCCGCTCTAGGAGCGAGTACATGATATTCCAAAAGATCCTGAAGCTCGAGTACGAGATCCCGGACGGATTCTGCGAGCTGGCGAGATCGTTGGTCAGTCAGCTGCTGGTCCTCGAGCCGAGCAAGAGGCTGGGCGCCCAGGACGAGCACGGCGCCGGCTACCCGAGCATCAGGGCGCACCCGTTCTTCGAGGCCGTCGACTTCGAGACCCTCCACGAGCAGAACCCGCCGCCGATCTACCCTTACCTGCCCGGCACGTCGGAGCACGAGGAGCTCAGGTCGCAGTACAGGGTCCCCGATCACCTCGAGCCCGGCCTCGACGACAAACAGCTGACCAGGCTCCTCGGTTTGGGTATcggcgaggacgacgacgacgacgacgacgaggaggacGCGACCACCGTGCGCGAGAAACCAGCGCCGACCAACACGGTCGTCGAGAAGCCGCCGAGGAGACGGACCACCAACGTTGACGGGAACATCACCGATCTGACGCCGGAGGAGATCAAGAACCGCGTGGAGAAGCAGCGCACCTCGAACCAGTGGGACGGTTTTGTCGAGGGAAACCTGATTCTGAAGCAGGGATTTGTCAACAAGAGGAAAGGCCTCTTCGCCAGACGGAGGATGCTCCTGCTAACCACCGGACCACACCTATACTACGTCGATCCAGTCAGCATGATGCTCAAGGGCGAGATACCTTGGAGCCCGGAGCTGAGGGTCGAGCCGAAGAGTTTCAAGATCTTCTTCGTTCACACA CCGAACAGAACCTACTATCTCGAAGATCCCGAGGGATTCGCATTGGAGTGGTGCAGAGCAGTGGAGAACATGCGAGTCCATTACTACGGCCTGCAGGAGACCACCGCGTAA